The following are encoded in a window of bacterium SCSIO 12643 genomic DNA:
- the proS gene encoding proline--tRNA ligase, with product MAKNFTKRSEDYSKWYNELVVKADLAENSDVRGSMVIKPYGYAIWEKMQQQLDKMFKDTGHQNAYFPLFIPKSYLSKEAEHVEGFAKECAVVTHYRLKVDEEGTGVVVDPEAKLEEELIVRPTSETIIWNSYKKWIQSYRDLPILINQWANVVRWEMRTRLFLRTAEFLWQEGHTAHATKQEAIAEAEQMLDVYAEFVENYMAVPVVKGLKSPSERFAGALETYCIEAMMQDGKALQAGTSHFLGQNFAKAFDVKFTTKEGQQEHVWATSWGVSTRLMGALVMTHSDDNGLVLPPKLAPIHVAIVPIFRNEEQLNQISEVALRLKSELEAKGLTVKFDDRDTHKPGWKFSEYEFKGVPVRIAIGARDLENGTFEVARRDTLSKEIVAEDNVVSYVAELMDKIQENLYLRANQFRLDNTFTVDTWDEFKKVIERSEGGFVKAHWDGTAETEDKIKELTKATIRCIPLDAEEEEGVCVLTGKPSRKRVLFAKAY from the coding sequence GATGTTCGTGGAAGTATGGTAATTAAACCATATGGATATGCAATATGGGAAAAGATGCAGCAGCAACTAGACAAGATGTTTAAAGATACAGGACATCAAAATGCGTATTTTCCATTGTTTATCCCCAAATCATATTTAAGTAAAGAAGCAGAACATGTAGAAGGCTTTGCGAAGGAATGTGCAGTAGTAACTCATTACAGGTTGAAAGTAGATGAAGAGGGAACAGGAGTAGTTGTAGATCCGGAAGCAAAACTAGAAGAAGAGTTAATCGTTCGCCCAACATCAGAGACGATTATCTGGAATTCATATAAGAAATGGATTCAGAGTTATAGAGATTTACCAATATTGATTAACCAGTGGGCTAATGTGGTGCGTTGGGAAATGCGTACCAGATTGTTTTTAAGAACAGCAGAGTTTTTATGGCAAGAAGGTCATACTGCACATGCTACCAAGCAGGAAGCTATAGCAGAGGCAGAGCAAATGTTGGATGTATATGCGGAGTTCGTTGAAAACTATATGGCTGTGCCGGTAGTGAAAGGTTTGAAATCTCCAAGTGAGCGTTTTGCAGGAGCATTAGAAACGTATTGTATTGAAGCAATGATGCAAGATGGAAAAGCATTACAAGCTGGAACATCTCACTTCTTAGGTCAGAATTTTGCAAAGGCATTTGATGTGAAGTTTACGACAAAAGAAGGTCAACAAGAACATGTTTGGGCTACATCATGGGGTGTGTCAACACGTTTGATGGGCGCACTAGTAATGACGCATTCAGATGATAACGGTTTGGTATTACCTCCTAAGTTGGCTCCGATCCACGTGGCTATTGTTCCAATTTTTAGAAATGAAGAACAGTTAAACCAAATCAGTGAGGTTGCATTAAGGCTAAAATCAGAATTGGAGGCTAAGGGGCTAACCGTTAAATTTGATGATAGAGATACACATAAGCCAGGATGGAAATTTTCAGAATATGAGTTTAAGGGTGTCCCTGTTAGAATTGCGATTGGAGCAAGAGATTTAGAAAATGGAACTTTCGAGGTAGCTAGAAGAGATACGTTATCAAAGGAGATTGTTGCAGAAGATAATGTAGTGAGTTATGTGGCAGAATTGATGGATAAAATTCAGGAAAATCTGTACTTAAGAGCGAATCAATTCAGATTGGATAATACATTTACAGTAGATACCTGGGATGAATTTAAGAAGGTGATTGAAAGAAGTGAAGGTGGTTTTGTTAAAGCGCATTGGGATGGAACTGCGGAGACGGAAGATAAGATTAAGGAGTTAACGAAAGCAACCATTCGCTGTATTCCGTTAGATGCTGAGGAAGAAGAAGGTGTTTGTGTTCTAACTGGAAAACCTTCTAGAAAAAGAGTATTATTCGCTAAAGCATATTAA
- the radC gene encoding DNA repair protein RadC has product MNPIQTKLSIKSWAEVDRPREKMRIHGRQSLSDAELIAILLGSGNKTQSAVELAQHILYANDNNISEIGRKSIPDLMKFPGIGEAKAVSVIAALELGRRRQSIGPLDRIKVRGSKDAFKIFSPLLNDLPYEEFWVLLLNQNNKVISKHLIGRGGISGTSADIRLIFKSALEHCATGIIVCHNHPSGNVNPSRQDKQLTHRIVESGEILTISVLDHIIIGDKGYFSFADTGNLK; this is encoded by the coding sequence ATGAATCCAATTCAAACTAAATTAAGTATTAAATCCTGGGCCGAAGTGGATCGCCCCAGAGAGAAAATGAGAATCCATGGAAGGCAGTCGTTGTCAGATGCAGAGTTAATAGCTATTTTATTGGGATCGGGAAATAAGACACAATCTGCGGTAGAATTAGCTCAGCACATCTTGTATGCAAATGATAATAATATCAGCGAGATCGGAAGGAAGTCTATTCCGGATTTAATGAAGTTCCCTGGAATTGGTGAGGCTAAAGCGGTATCGGTTATTGCTGCATTGGAATTGGGAAGAAGGCGGCAAAGTATCGGCCCTCTAGACCGTATTAAAGTAAGAGGAAGTAAAGACGCTTTTAAAATATTCAGCCCTCTTTTAAATGATTTACCCTATGAAGAATTTTGGGTATTACTATTAAATCAAAATAATAAAGTTATATCAAAGCATTTGATTGGAAGAGGTGGGATTAGTGGTACTTCTGCGGATATTAGATTGATATTTAAGTCGGCCCTTGAGCATTGCGCAACCGGAATCATTGTATGTCATAATCACCCTTCGGGGAATGTAAATCCAAGTCGTCAGGATAAACAGTTAACGCATCGAATCGTAGAATCGGGAGAAATATTAACAATTTCTGTTTTGGATCATATAATAATCGGTGATAAAGGATATTTTAGCTTTGCAGATACTGGAAATTTAAAATAA
- the rpsT gene encoding 30S ribosomal protein S20: protein MANHKSSLKRIRQTAVKTARNKYYHKTTRNAIKALRNTTDKKEAVEALPKVVAMLDKLVKRNIIHKNKSANLKSSLTKLVNNLG, encoded by the coding sequence ATGGCAAATCATAAGTCATCTTTAAAAAGAATCAGACAAACAGCAGTTAAGACTGCTCGCAACAAATATTATCACAAGACAACTCGTAATGCAATTAAAGCATTAAGAAATACTACTGATAAGAAAGAAGCTGTAGAAGCACTTCCAAAGGTTGTTGCAATGTTGGATAAATTGGTGAAGAGAAATATTATCCACAAAAATAAGTCTGCAAACCTTAAGTCTTCATTGACAAAATTGGTGAATAACCTGGGTTAA